ACGCGCTGGCCGCCGGCCGGCGCTGGTAAGCACTAACTCCCCCGAACCATGAATCAGAAACGAACCTTTGGCTCTTTGCTGACGCTGCTCGGCATCGCGGCCATCATTTACGGTGCCCTGGGCCTGCTGGGCATGGTAGCCCTTAGCAAAATCAATTCGCTGGTGCCGCTGGGCGTCGGCCTCATTTTCTTCTTTTCCGGCATTAGCCTGGTACGCGCCACCGGCGACCGACCGGCCTAACCGCCTCGGGCAAATAGCCTAATGCAAAGCGCCCTGCCTCCTTCCGGAAGCAGGGCGCTTTTGGTTGTTGGCGGCGAAGCTACTGCCCGGCCTGGCCCACCATCGGCGAAATGCCTTGGGTGCGGGCAAAAGCCGGTAGCGCATCGGCCATGTTCAGCCAGTTGGAGGCGTACGGCACCGAGGCCGGCCCCTGCACGTACAGCACCGAGCCGTTTTTAATGGTCTTGATAATGTCGCCGCTTAGCTGGGGTGGCAGGGCCGGGCAACCCTGGCTCCGACCTAGGCGCCCGTGCTGCCGGATAAACTCCGGGCGTACGTAATCGGCGCCGTGCACCACCACGGCCCGCTCGGCGGCGTTGGAGTTGTATTTCGGGTCGAGGCCACGGAGCTTGAGCGAAAGGCCGTGCTTGCCGTAGTAGGTTTCGCCGGTAAGGTAAAAGCCGAGGCTGCTCATCTCCGAGCCGGGGCGGTTCGAGAAGGTGCGGGCCACGTCGGCACCGGTGTTTTTGCCGTGCGCCACCAGCGTGTGGTACAGCAGGCGGGTGCGCTGCAAATCGATTACCCACAGGCGGTTTTGGCGGCTCGAGCGGCTGAAGTCGATAACCGTGAGCACGCCCCGCTTGGCCAGGCCGCGGTTTTTCAGGCTGTAATAGCCAATCATGGCGTTGCGCAGCACCTGCACGTTCAGGCCCGTTTGGGCCAGCCTGGCACCGGCGTACGTCCGGACGAGGTGCTGTTCGAAGGCGGCCATGTAGGCAGCCTGCGTGGTACCATGCGGCCGGGCAGGCGGCGCAGCCTTAACCCGAAGCGGCAAGCTGCTCAGGGCGCACAGCAGCCCCAGGGCGGCGTAGCGGGTAAACTTCATAAGGCGGAGAGAAACGACGAAAGAAGGTGGCTGACGCGTTGAAAGCAAAAATACTAGTTTTGTCCTAAGCAATGCCTCTCAACTAGTGAT
The sequence above is drawn from the Hymenobacter sp. YIM 151858-1 genome and encodes:
- a CDS encoding murein L,D-transpeptidase catalytic domain family protein, which encodes MKFTRYAALGLLCALSSLPLRVKAAPPARPHGTTQAAYMAAFEQHLVRTYAGARLAQTGLNVQVLRNAMIGYYSLKNRGLAKRGVLTVIDFSRSSRQNRLWVIDLQRTRLLYHTLVAHGKNTGADVARTFSNRPGSEMSSLGFYLTGETYYGKHGLSLKLRGLDPKYNSNAAERAVVVHGADYVRPEFIRQHGRLGRSQGCPALPPQLSGDIIKTIKNGSVLYVQGPASVPYASNWLNMADALPAFARTQGISPMVGQAGQ